One stretch of Flavobacterium sp. 9 DNA includes these proteins:
- a CDS encoding cystathionine gamma-synthase: MKFNTKVIHGGQHHDPSTGAVMPPVYQTSTFVQTSPGKPLADYEYSRASNPTRTALENALASIENGTRGLAFSSGLAATDCVLRSFKAGDEIIAMDDLYGGTYRMFSRIYKDSGIKFHFVDMTDIEKLKSLINENTKLVWVETPTNPLMKLADIQEVAKITKANNILFAVDNTFATPYLQKPLDLGADIVMHSATKYLGGHSDVIAGALIVKDETLGEQLHFQQFATGGTLGPMDSFLVLRGIKTLSLRVQRHCENGEKVVEYLSNHPKIDTVYYPGLKSHPFHEIAKKQMKAFGGMVSFTFKSGKKEDSITFLEKLKVFTLAESLGGVESLANHPALMTHASIPADKRAEVGITDDLVRLSVGIEDAEDLIADLEQALA; the protein is encoded by the coding sequence ATGAAATTCAATACTAAAGTAATACATGGTGGTCAACATCATGATCCAAGTACAGGAGCAGTTATGCCTCCGGTGTATCAAACTTCAACATTTGTTCAGACTAGTCCGGGGAAACCGTTGGCTGATTATGAATATAGCCGAGCTTCAAATCCAACTCGTACAGCTTTAGAAAACGCTTTGGCTAGTATCGAAAATGGTACGCGCGGATTGGCATTTTCATCTGGTTTGGCAGCGACAGATTGTGTTTTAAGATCATTTAAAGCCGGAGATGAAATCATTGCTATGGATGATTTATATGGAGGAACTTATAGAATGTTCTCTCGAATTTATAAAGATTCAGGAATTAAGTTCCATTTTGTTGATATGACTGATATTGAAAAATTGAAATCATTAATCAACGAAAACACAAAATTGGTTTGGGTAGAAACACCTACAAATCCGTTAATGAAATTGGCAGACATTCAGGAAGTGGCAAAAATCACGAAAGCTAATAATATCTTGTTTGCTGTAGATAATACTTTTGCAACGCCATATTTGCAAAAACCTCTTGATCTTGGAGCTGATATTGTTATGCACTCTGCTACAAAATATCTTGGAGGACATTCTGATGTTATTGCGGGAGCTTTAATTGTAAAAGATGAAACTTTAGGAGAACAATTACATTTTCAACAATTTGCAACTGGAGGAACACTTGGGCCAATGGATAGTTTCTTGGTTTTGAGAGGAATTAAAACACTTTCGTTAAGAGTACAAAGACATTGTGAAAACGGAGAAAAAGTAGTTGAATATTTAAGTAATCATCCTAAAATCGATACTGTTTATTATCCAGGATTAAAAAGTCATCCGTTTCATGAAATTGCTAAAAAGCAAATGAAAGCTTTTGGCGGAATGGTTTCTTTTACTTTTAAATCAGGTAAAAAAGAAGATTCGATTACGTTTTTAGAGAAACTAAAAGTTTTTACTTTGGCAGAATCTCTTGGAGGAGTTGAATCATTAGCAAATCATCCTGCTTTAATGACGCACGCTTCTATTCCGGCTGATAAAAGAGCAGAAGTTGGTATTACAGACGATCTTGTTCGATTGAGCGTTGGTATTGAAGATGCTGAAGATTTAATAGCAGATTTAGAGCAAGCTTTAGCATAA
- a CDS encoding DUF3298 and DUF4163 domain-containing protein, producing MRHYTFLVFLLVILTSCSKELSFENETFEKESTIPCKNDCPKITIDVPIAKNIPIVADSINKKVFAVIKEIVYFGEDHAKVNDYKTLTASFITSFEEMHKKFPSETFGWEGKIKGDIVFKSDQILNIKIDHYTFTGGAHGYQGLRSLLFNTKTGKTIFSDQLFKDEKGFKAFAEKEFRAKYHIPTKANINASGLMFENDKFQLPQNIFYTDEGLLLYYNSYEAASYADGPKELLFPYDEVNQYLKYQ from the coding sequence ATGAGACATTACACTTTTTTAGTCTTTTTGCTTGTAATTCTGACAAGTTGTAGCAAAGAGCTTTCCTTTGAAAATGAAACATTTGAAAAAGAATCGACTATTCCTTGCAAAAATGATTGCCCAAAAATTACCATAGATGTTCCTATCGCAAAAAATATTCCGATAGTAGCAGACAGCATCAATAAAAAAGTTTTTGCTGTAATAAAAGAGATCGTTTATTTTGGCGAAGATCATGCAAAAGTGAATGATTATAAAACATTAACAGCTTCTTTTATTACTTCTTTTGAAGAAATGCACAAGAAATTTCCAAGCGAAACTTTTGGCTGGGAAGGAAAAATAAAAGGAGATATTGTGTTTAAATCCGATCAGATCTTAAATATCAAAATCGATCATTATACTTTTACCGGCGGCGCACATGGTTATCAAGGACTAAGATCTTTGCTTTTTAACACTAAAACCGGAAAAACCATTTTTAGCGATCAGTTATTTAAAGATGAAAAAGGATTTAAGGCTTTCGCCGAAAAGGAATTCAGAGCAAAATATCATATTCCAACAAAAGCCAACATCAATGCGAGCGGATTAATGTTTGAAAATGACAAGTTTCAATTACCTCAGAATATTTTTTATACAGACGAAGGTTTACTTTTATATTACAACTCTTATGAAGCCGCTTCATATGCAGATGGCCCAAAAGAACTTTTATTTCCATATGATGAAGTCAATCAGTATTTGAAATATCAATGA
- a CDS encoding ATP-binding protein, translating to MINKRLLIKNLLAHNDESSFYDKKRQLNLHSREGKGKFLKHICALSNSNPTNNSYIVVGVEDHDNEIVGDDFFDDSRIQNLVNAFLENPPKIQYENVPFPNLPKDKVIGLVTIKPKSKISYFKKGIHTIVANSVFIRRGSNSVPIEGEVEKNYQNTETVIGIENSSRNSIQYTLDGVIDFMNFRHKDMSPKYHVFKELFVICWAGVPKKSRDKTFLSRVDIELINEQIKLFYSAQDVVTIVFDDDSFTITEYVPLGLNDKTSYYPLEKQTIHFFDNGYYKIDREMLFQPPEFNRKMLYHIYNANMALLQKLQKGIVLSDRELKDLENLPSTFMICYLNGFDDAKQKLIDAKLLLKPFGNIYLSFKEALRILRKMKYDFQEGLK from the coding sequence ATGATCAATAAGCGCCTTTTAATAAAAAATCTCCTCGCTCATAATGACGAGAGCAGTTTTTATGATAAAAAAAGGCAGCTGAATTTGCATTCCCGTGAAGGAAAAGGAAAGTTCCTGAAACACATTTGCGCATTATCAAATTCAAATCCAACCAATAATTCTTATATAGTTGTAGGTGTTGAGGATCACGACAATGAAATTGTAGGCGATGACTTTTTTGACGATAGCCGAATTCAGAATCTTGTTAATGCTTTTCTGGAAAATCCTCCTAAAATTCAATATGAAAATGTACCATTCCCGAATCTTCCAAAAGATAAAGTGATTGGATTAGTAACGATTAAACCTAAAAGTAAAATCTCTTATTTTAAAAAAGGAATTCATACGATCGTTGCGAATAGTGTTTTTATTCGGCGAGGAAGCAACTCGGTTCCGATTGAAGGAGAAGTCGAAAAGAATTATCAGAATACAGAAACCGTAATTGGAATCGAAAATAGTTCCCGAAACAGTATTCAATATACGTTAGACGGAGTTATAGATTTTATGAATTTCAGACACAAAGACATGTCGCCTAAATATCATGTTTTTAAAGAATTGTTTGTAATTTGTTGGGCTGGAGTTCCTAAAAAATCCAGAGATAAAACCTTTTTATCCCGCGTAGATATTGAATTAATCAACGAGCAAATTAAACTTTTTTATTCGGCTCAGGATGTTGTTACGATTGTTTTTGATGACGATAGTTTTACGATAACCGAATATGTTCCGTTGGGTTTAAATGATAAAACAAGTTATTATCCTTTAGAGAAACAAACGATTCATTTTTTCGATAACGGATATTATAAAATTGATCGCGAAATGCTTTTTCAACCTCCGGAATTCAACCGAAAAATGTTGTATCATATTTATAATGCAAATATGGCTTTGCTTCAAAAACTTCAAAAAGGCATTGTTTTATCAGATCGCGAATTAAAAGATCTGGAGAATCTTCCGTCGACTTTTATGATTTGTTATTTGAATGGTTTTGATGATGCAAAACAGAAATTAATTGATGCGAAGTTGCTTCTGAAACCTTTTGGGAATATTTATTTATCTTTTAAAGAAGCGTTGAGGATTCTTCGAAAGATGAAGTACGATTTTCAAGAAGGTTTAAAATAG
- a CDS encoding four helix bundle protein, with translation MANYNSFEEMVIYKLAREQSNQVWDLILTTALGQDYKLREQINGSSGSVMDNIAEGFGRGGNKEFITFLSYSRGSCYETKAQLQRCFDRKHINESTFLELNIKAQSIIDQISKFMNYLKASERKGSKYD, from the coding sequence ATGGCGAATTATAATTCTTTTGAAGAAATGGTAATTTATAAATTGGCAAGAGAACAAAGTAATCAAGTTTGGGATTTAATTTTAACAACAGCTTTAGGTCAGGATTATAAGTTGAGAGAACAGATTAATGGCTCTTCAGGTTCAGTAATGGATAATATTGCAGAAGGTTTTGGTCGAGGTGGTAACAAAGAATTTATAACTTTTTTGAGTTACTCGAGAGGTTCATGTTACGAAACAAAGGCTCAGTTGCAAAGATGTTTTGACAGAAAACATATTAATGAAAGTACATTTTTAGAATTAAATATTAAAGCTCAAAGTATAATTGATCAGATTTCTAAATTCATGAATTACTTAAAAGCTTCAGAAAGAAAAGGTTCAAAATACGATTGA
- a CDS encoding SDR family NAD(P)-dependent oxidoreductase, translating to MKKTVLITGATSGIGKATAQIMAKNNYKVVLCGRRIDRLAELEKELSAFTEVHSLSFDVRDKNATFDSINNLPEEFSTIDVLINNAGNAHGLDPIQTGNVDDWDAMIDINVKGLLYVSKAIIPQMVERKSGHIINIGSIAAKEVYPNGNVYCASKHAVDAISNGMRMDLNPYGIRVGAIHPGMVETEFSEVRFKGDSERASSVYKGWDALQAEDIADIIHFVVSRKYHVNISDLIVLPTAQASATIVKKN from the coding sequence ATGAAAAAAACAGTTTTAATTACTGGAGCTACAAGCGGAATTGGAAAAGCAACCGCACAAATCATGGCTAAAAATAACTATAAAGTTGTCCTTTGCGGAAGACGTATTGATCGTTTGGCAGAATTGGAAAAAGAACTTTCGGCTTTTACAGAAGTGCATTCTTTGTCTTTTGATGTTCGTGATAAAAATGCGACTTTTGATAGTATTAATAATTTGCCTGAAGAGTTTTCGACAATTGATGTTTTAATTAATAATGCCGGAAATGCACATGGTTTAGATCCAATTCAAACCGGAAATGTTGACGATTGGGATGCGATGATCGATATCAATGTTAAAGGACTTTTGTATGTTTCTAAAGCGATAATTCCGCAGATGGTTGAAAGAAAGTCTGGGCATATTATCAATATTGGTTCAATTGCTGCAAAAGAAGTTTATCCAAATGGAAATGTATATTGTGCTTCAAAACATGCTGTTGATGCAATCAGTAATGGAATGCGAATGGATTTGAATCCGTACGGAATTAGAGTTGGAGCAATTCATCCCGGAATGGTAGAAACGGAGTTTAGCGAAGTACGCTTTAAAGGTGATTCTGAACGAGCTTCATCTGTGTATAAAGGTTGGGATGCATTACAGGCTGAAGATATTGCAGATATTATTCATTTTGTAGTTTCAAGAAAATATCACGTAAATATTTCTGATTTAATTGTTTTACCAACAGCTCAGGCTTCGGCAACAATCGTTAAGAAGAATTAA